A portion of the Novosphingobium sp. KA1 genome contains these proteins:
- a CDS encoding acetyl/propionyl/methylcrotonyl-CoA carboxylase subunit alpha, with amino-acid sequence MIQSLLIANRGEIACRVIRTARQMGIRTVAVYSDADADALHVREADEALHIGPSPARESYLVGEKILAAAKATGAEAIHPGYGFLSENAEFAQAVIDAGLVWVGPNPSSITAMGLKDAAKKLMAEAGVPVTPGYMGADQAPAFLADEAAKIGYPVLIKAVAGGGGKGMRLVEAPDAFIDALASCKREAASSFGNDHVLIEKYIASPRHIEVQVFGDSHGNVVHLFERDCSLQRRHQKVIEEAPAPGMDAATREALCAAAVRAAKAVDYVGAGTIEFIADGSGPLSADRIWFMEMNTRLQVEHPVTEEITGVDLVEWQLLVASGQPLPKAQQDLEIHGWAMEARLYAEDPAKGFLPSIGTLELLEFGEAEGGRIDTGVYEGAEVSPFYDPMIAKVIAWGEDRDEARGALGEMLEDTAVWPVRTNASFLVKALQHPDFAAGKVDTGLIGRDGEAMAEAPVPSDEVLEAAANSLVPVTPLAGFRLNAAPVRSAWFSLDGEKVEIALTGEGSEEPEAAVLVTEQGQAWLLTPWRRDGVHGSADASGAILAPMPGKVIAVEVVQGQTVTKGQKLLTLEAMKMEHTLTAPFDGTVAELNAVAGAQVQVETLLARIEESE; translated from the coding sequence ATGATCCAGTCGTTGCTCATCGCCAATCGCGGCGAGATTGCCTGCCGCGTCATCCGCACGGCCCGCCAGATGGGTATCCGCACTGTTGCCGTCTATTCCGATGCGGACGCCGATGCGCTGCATGTGCGCGAGGCGGACGAGGCCCTGCATATCGGCCCTTCACCGGCGCGCGAGAGCTATCTTGTCGGTGAGAAGATCCTTGCCGCGGCAAAGGCGACCGGGGCCGAGGCGATCCACCCCGGCTACGGCTTCCTGTCCGAGAATGCCGAGTTCGCGCAGGCGGTGATCGACGCGGGGCTGGTCTGGGTCGGGCCGAACCCGTCCTCGATCACTGCGATGGGCCTGAAGGACGCGGCGAAGAAGCTCATGGCCGAAGCCGGGGTGCCGGTGACGCCGGGCTACATGGGGGCTGACCAGGCCCCTGCCTTCCTGGCCGACGAGGCCGCGAAGATCGGCTATCCGGTGCTGATCAAGGCGGTGGCCGGCGGCGGCGGCAAGGGCATGCGGCTGGTCGAGGCACCGGATGCCTTCATCGACGCGCTGGCCTCGTGCAAGCGCGAGGCGGCGTCCTCGTTCGGCAACGACCATGTGCTGATCGAGAAGTACATCGCCAGCCCGCGCCACATCGAAGTGCAGGTCTTCGGCGACAGCCACGGCAACGTCGTCCACTTGTTCGAGCGTGACTGCTCGCTCCAGCGCCGCCACCAGAAGGTGATCGAGGAAGCCCCCGCCCCCGGCATGGATGCGGCGACGCGCGAGGCGCTTTGCGCCGCCGCCGTGCGTGCGGCCAAGGCGGTGGACTATGTCGGCGCCGGCACCATCGAGTTCATCGCCGACGGTTCGGGCCCGCTTTCGGCCGACCGCATCTGGTTCATGGAAATGAACACGCGCCTGCAGGTCGAGCATCCGGTGACCGAGGAGATCACCGGGGTCGACCTCGTCGAATGGCAATTGCTCGTTGCCAGCGGCCAGCCGCTGCCCAAGGCGCAGCAGGACCTCGAGATCCATGGCTGGGCGATGGAGGCGCGCCTCTATGCCGAGGACCCGGCCAAGGGCTTCCTGCCCAGCATCGGCACGCTCGAACTGCTCGAGTTCGGCGAGGCCGAGGGCGGCCGCATCGACACCGGCGTCTACGAAGGCGCCGAAGTCTCGCCGTTCTACGACCCGATGATTGCCAAGGTCATCGCCTGGGGCGAGGACCGCGACGAGGCGCGCGGGGCGCTGGGCGAGATGCTGGAGGACACCGCCGTCTGGCCGGTGCGCACCAATGCCTCGTTCCTCGTGAAAGCCCTGCAGCATCCCGACTTCGCCGCGGGCAAGGTCGACACCGGCCTGATCGGCCGCGATGGCGAGGCGATGGCCGAGGCGCCCGTGCCCTCGGACGAAGTGCTGGAGGCTGCCGCCAACTCGCTCGTGCCCGTCACCCCGCTCGCCGGTTTCCGCCTCAATGCTGCGCCCGTGCGGTCAGCATGGTTCTCGCTCGACGGCGAGAAGGTGGAGATCGCGCTGACGGGTGAAGGCAGCGAGGAGCCCGAGGCGGCCGTGCTCGTCACCGAGCAGGGCCAGGCCTGGCTGCTCACCCCCTGGCGCCGCGACGGCGTGCATGGCAGCGCCGATGCCTCGGGCGCGATCCTGGCGCCGATGCCGGGCAAGGTGATCGCCGTCGAGGTCGTCCAAGGCCAGACCGTGACCAAGGGCCAGAAGCTGCTCACGCTCGAGGCGATGAAAATGGAGCACACGCTCACCGCGCCGTTTGACGGCACGGTCGCCGAACTCAACGCCGTTGCCGGAGCGCAAGTGCAGGTCGAAACCCTGCTCGCCCGGATCGAGGAGAGCGAATAA
- a CDS encoding DUF3088 family protein has product MAKDTLFVLDFDYADPALGGERRFYCKDCVTVEGLLALFPERAGNIEVVRVGWPRPRAAVVAMLGEANQNLPALAFAEGGFAGDIEGVLAALHTRHGFPERHP; this is encoded by the coding sequence ATGGCCAAGGATACTCTTTTTGTGCTCGATTTCGATTATGCCGATCCGGCTCTCGGCGGCGAGCGCCGATTCTATTGCAAGGATTGCGTGACGGTCGAGGGCCTCCTGGCGCTGTTCCCCGAGCGGGCGGGCAATATCGAGGTTGTCCGTGTCGGCTGGCCGCGCCCGCGCGCGGCGGTGGTCGCCATGCTGGGCGAGGCCAATCAGAACCTCCCCGCGCTTGCCTTTGCCGAGGGCGGTTTCGCGGGCGACATCGAGGGCGTCCTTGCGGCGCTGCATACCCGCCACGGCTTTCCGGAGCGTCATCCATGA
- a CDS encoding carboxyl transferase domain-containing protein encodes MSAPVLQTSLNLDSPEALARDRHNRALVAELRGKVAKAALGGNEKSRERHVARGKLLPRERVERLLDPGSPLLELGQLAAEGLYEDDIPGAGLITAIGTVSGRQCMIVCNDATVKGGTYYPITVKKHVRAQEIAQENNLPCIYLVDSGGANLPHQAEVFPDRDHFGRIFFNQAQMSARGIPQVACVMGSCTAGGAYVPAMSDESVIVKEQGTIFLAGPPLVQAATGEVISAEDLGGGDLHSRKSGVTDHLADNDEHALTIVRDIVSHLGPLHHHDQPLRAPRPPKYDPEELYAIVPEDVRAPYDVHEVIARIVDGSEFHEFKALYGTTLVCGFAHIHGQPVAILANNGVLFSESAQKGAHFIELACQRRIPLLFLQNISGFMVGGKYEAEGIAKHGAKLVTAVATATVPKITVLIGGSFGAGNYGMCGRAYDPRFLFTWPNARISVMGGEQAASVLATVHRDAATWSPEQAEAFKAPIRQKYEDEGNPYYATARLWDDGVIDPAQTRDVLGLALVACLEAPIPEKPQFGVFRM; translated from the coding sequence ATGAGCGCACCAGTGCTCCAGACCAGCCTGAATCTCGACAGCCCCGAAGCGCTGGCGCGTGATCGCCATAACCGCGCGCTGGTGGCCGAACTGCGCGGGAAAGTCGCCAAGGCGGCGCTCGGCGGGAACGAGAAATCGCGCGAACGCCATGTCGCGCGCGGCAAGCTGCTGCCGCGGGAACGCGTGGAGCGGCTGCTCGATCCCGGCTCGCCATTGCTGGAACTGGGGCAGCTTGCCGCGGAAGGACTCTATGAGGACGACATTCCCGGCGCCGGGCTGATTACCGCCATCGGCACGGTTTCCGGTCGTCAGTGCATGATCGTCTGCAACGATGCCACCGTGAAAGGCGGCACCTATTACCCGATCACCGTGAAGAAGCACGTCCGCGCGCAGGAAATCGCGCAGGAAAACAACCTGCCGTGCATCTACCTTGTCGACAGTGGCGGCGCCAATCTGCCGCATCAGGCCGAGGTGTTTCCCGATCGCGACCACTTCGGCCGCATCTTCTTCAACCAGGCGCAGATGTCCGCGAGGGGCATTCCGCAGGTCGCCTGCGTGATGGGAAGCTGCACCGCCGGCGGCGCCTATGTTCCGGCGATGAGTGACGAGAGCGTGATCGTGAAGGAGCAGGGCACGATCTTCCTCGCCGGGCCGCCGCTGGTGCAGGCGGCGACGGGCGAAGTGATCTCGGCCGAAGACCTTGGCGGCGGCGATCTCCACAGCCGCAAGTCGGGCGTGACCGACCACCTTGCCGATAACGACGAGCATGCGCTGACCATCGTGCGCGATATCGTCAGCCATCTCGGCCCGCTGCACCATCACGATCAACCGCTGCGCGCGCCGCGTCCGCCCAAGTACGACCCGGAAGAACTCTATGCCATCGTGCCGGAGGATGTGCGTGCGCCTTATGATGTGCATGAGGTGATCGCCCGCATCGTCGATGGCAGCGAGTTCCACGAGTTCAAGGCGCTCTACGGCACTACCCTTGTCTGCGGTTTCGCGCATATCCACGGGCAACCAGTGGCGATCCTTGCCAACAACGGCGTGTTGTTCTCGGAGAGCGCGCAGAAGGGCGCGCACTTCATCGAATTGGCCTGCCAGCGCCGCATCCCGCTGCTGTTCCTCCAGAACATTTCCGGCTTCATGGTCGGCGGCAAGTACGAGGCGGAGGGCATCGCCAAGCACGGGGCCAAGCTCGTCACGGCTGTCGCCACCGCCACCGTGCCGAAGATCACCGTGCTGATCGGCGGCTCGTTCGGCGCGGGCAACTATGGCATGTGCGGGCGTGCCTACGATCCGCGTTTCCTGTTCACCTGGCCCAATGCGCGTATCTCGGTGATGGGCGGCGAACAGGCGGCTTCGGTGCTGGCGACTGTCCACCGTGATGCCGCGACGTGGTCGCCAGAGCAGGCGGAGGCGTTCAAGGCGCCGATCCGCCAGAAGTACGAGGATGAGGGCAACCCCTATTACGCCACCGCGCGCCTGTGGGATGACGGCGTGATCGACCCGGCGCAGACCCGCGACGTGCTGGGCCTTGCGCTGGTGGCCTGCCTTGAGGCACCGATCCCCGAGAAACCGCAATTCGGCGTGTTCAGGATGTGA
- a CDS encoding LysR family transcriptional regulator, with product MIDQYLLRYFLAVAETGNFSRAARAVSVTQPTLSAGIAKLERELGARLFDRDRQRVALTPAGSRFLVRARRIAAEYEHALVELAEAAEPSLLRVGVLGTIPTYVIRRALAEHSEQGGGEALELLDGSERDLAERLERGRIDVALTVVRPHHARYQPEVLARERYMMVLPPDHPLAAEREILAEQLARDRMALRRHCEALPEINRFFTQRGVRPRFVLKTTSDERVLSVIRSGAGVGMMPEGFADGSVQFVPVRDFELTREVGLLHAGSARRSAFLEILRRLYREEKE from the coding sequence ATGATCGACCAATATCTGCTGCGCTATTTCCTGGCCGTGGCCGAAACCGGCAATTTCAGCCGCGCGGCGCGGGCGGTCAGCGTCACCCAGCCGACGCTTTCCGCCGGGATCGCCAAGCTGGAACGCGAACTGGGCGCGCGCCTGTTCGACAGGGATCGCCAGCGCGTTGCCCTGACTCCGGCGGGAAGCCGTTTCCTCGTCCGCGCCCGCCGCATCGCCGCCGAATACGAGCACGCGCTGGTCGAACTGGCCGAGGCCGCCGAACCAAGCCTGCTGCGCGTGGGCGTGCTGGGCACCATTCCGACCTACGTGATACGCCGCGCCTTGGCCGAGCATAGCGAACAGGGCGGCGGCGAAGCGCTCGAACTGCTCGACGGCAGCGAGCGCGATCTTGCCGAGCGACTGGAGCGCGGGCGGATCGACGTGGCCCTTACGGTCGTTCGCCCCCACCACGCGCGCTACCAGCCCGAGGTCCTCGCCCGCGAACGCTACATGATGGTACTGCCGCCCGACCATCCCCTGGCCGCCGAGCGCGAAATTCTCGCCGAACAACTCGCGAGGGACCGCATGGCGCTGCGCCGCCACTGCGAGGCCCTGCCGGAGATCAACCGCTTCTTCACCCAGCGCGGCGTCCGCCCGCGCTTCGTGCTCAAGACCACCAGCGACGAGCGCGTCCTCTCGGTGATCCGCAGCGGCGCCGGGGTCGGGATGATGCCGGAGGGGTTCGCCGATGGCTCGGTGCAGTTCGTGCCGGTGCGCGATTTCGAACTCACGCGCGAGGTGGGACTGCTGCACGCCGGGAGCGCGAGACGGAGCGCTTTTCTGGAGATTTTGCGCCGGCTGTATCGGGAAGAAAAGGAATAA